Genomic segment of Rhodococcus sp. W8901:
TTGAGCGGGCGCACCAGGGTGGCTGCCAACACGATCCCGACGGCAACGGCGGGGATCAGCACGCGCAGATCGGACCACGACGCGCCGGAGTACGACCCCAGACTCCACAGGATGAACTGCTGCATCTGCGCGGGCTGCGAGAAGGCGACGAGCAGGGACACGACGGCGCTGGTGACCGAGCCGACCATGACGCCGACGATCAGCAGCGTCACGACCGATCGGATCCATCGCGAGATCGCCAGCACCACGAGCAGCACCACGAGCGCGCCGATGGCCGCGGCCGCCGCGATCCCCAGGCGTCCGGTGCCGGCCACCGCCGCGAACACGCCCGCACCGGCCCCGGAGCCGAGCACGACCAGCGCGACACCGAGACTCGCGCCGGATGACACCCCGAGGATGTACGGGTCGGCGAGCGGGTTCGCGAACAGCGTCTGCATCAGCAGGCCCGCGACGGCGAGCGCGGCGCCCGCGCACGCCGCGGTGACGACGCGGGGGAGGCGGATGTCCGCGATGAGC
This window contains:
- a CDS encoding iron ABC transporter permease, coding for MNRTAAALTALAAFVFVAVVLAVSVGSVTIPFGATARYLFTGDAGNARWTTLIADIRLPRVVTAACAGAALAVAGLLMQTLFANPLADPYILGVSSGASLGVALVVLGSGAGAGVFAAVAGTGRLGIAAAAAIGALVVLLVVLAISRWIRSVVTLLIVGVMVGSVTSAVVSLLVAFSQPAQMQQFILWSLGSYSGASWSDLRVLIPAVAVGIVLAATLVRPLNAMLLGEDYANSMGVHLLRTRTVAITSAALLAGAVTAFCGPIAFLGIAVPHLARLALGTSDHRVLLPGAVLMGAAVSLLCSVVAQLPGRDGVLPLNVVTALVGAPVVILVLMRSRQTKAGMA